The Alnus glutinosa chromosome 7, dhAlnGlut1.1, whole genome shotgun sequence genome includes a region encoding these proteins:
- the LOC133872736 gene encoding B3 domain-containing protein Os07g0679700-like isoform X5, with translation MKLTQLSNNAERNGLRHLLQSQNADTNGSFGRLKQEEVLPSVGEIGSTFSNFSHACNGSSNTTKPDMYNTNMGTKDIYESLPQTNLSMTLGTPGHSNSLPSAVVDERENSKISSPFLQGPRSRHLLPKPPRSALAGGLEANAGVVSQIRVARPPAEGRGRNQLLPRYWPRITDQELQQISGDSNSTIVPLFEKMLSASDAGRIGRLVLPKACAEAYFPPISQPEGLPLRIQDVKGKEWVFQFRFWPNNNSRMYVLEGVTPCIQSMQLQAGDTVTFSRMDPEGKLIMGFRKASSSVAIQDTYPSAIPNGTHSSETLFSGVFENLPIISGYSGLLQSVKGSADPHLNALSKHLSSAAGDVSWHKSEKHEDRTREGFLLPSVLAPERKRARNIGSKSKRLLIDSQDALELKLTWEEAQDLLYPPPTLKPSIVMIEDHEFEEYDEPPVFGKRSIFVARSTGLMFRGQEQWAQCDSCSKWRRLPVDILLPPKWTCADNVWDQSRCSCSALDELNPRELEHLLRLNKEFKKRRIVTNLGHESSGLDALANAAILGDGVGEPGTPSVATTTKHPRHRPGCTCIVCIQPPSGKGKHKPTCTCNVCMTVKRRFKTLMMRKKKRQSEREAEIAQRNQHTWGSRDEAEVDSNSRHASSHIDPSENENRSGNELESKSPSKLAETGKGQLDLNCHPQREEELQMGSKRVTMMGLLEIASLPLETYLKQNGLTSLITEQQASSASHVPPQSTNENEGQFNDDGCLSAVQEREGGGEEYCGPDQSQTDAQS, from the exons ATGAAGCTTACGCAATTGAGCAATAATGCAGAGCGTAATGGGCTTAGGCACTTGCTTCAATCTCAGAATGCTGACACAAATGGGTCTTTTGGGAGATTGAAACAGGAGGAAGTTTTGCCTTCTGTTGGAGAAATTGGAAgcacattctcaaattttagtCACGCATGCAATGGATCATCCAACACCACCAAACCAGACATGTataacacaaatatgggaacaAAAGATATATATGAATCACTTCCACAGACAAATTTGAGTATGACTCTGGGTACTCCAGGACATTCAAATTCCCTTCCTAGTGCTGTTGTTGATGAAAGGGAAAATAGCAAGATATCCTCTCCATTCCTACAGGGGCCCAGGTCTCGCCATCTTTTGCCAAAGCCCCCAAGGTCAGCCCTTGCTGGAGGTTTGGAAGCAAATGCTGGCGTGGTTTCTCAGATACGTGTTGCAAGGCCACCTGCTGAAGGACGGGGAAGGAATCAGTTGCTTCCTCGTTATTGGCCGAGGATTACAGACCAAGAGTTACAGCAAATATCTGGAGA TTCGAATTCCACAATTGTGCCATTGTTTGAAAAGATGCTGAGTGCCAGTGATGCAGGTCGAATTGGTCGATTGGTTCTCCCAAAAGCATGTGCAGAA GCATATTTTCCTCCTATCTCTCAACCAGAGGGCCTTCCTCTAAGGATTCAAGATGTGAAGGGAAAAGAATGGGTGTTTCAGTTCAGATTTTGGCCTAATAATAACAGCAGAATGTATGTTTTGGAGGGGGTAACGCCCTGCATACAGTCAATGCAGTTACAAGCTGGAGATACAG TAACTTTTAGCCGTATGGATCCTGAAGGAAAACTTATTATGGGCTTTCGGAAAGCTTCAAGCTCTGTTGCAATTCAG GACACCTATCCATCTGCCATTCCAAATGGCACTCATTCAAGTGAGACATTGTTTTCGGGTGTTTTTGAGAACCTACCTATAATAAGTGGTTACTCTGGCCTTCTTCAGTCAGTTAAGGGAAGCGCGGATCCCCACTTAAATGCACTGTCCAAACACTTGAGTTCAGCAGCTGGTGATGTTAGCTGGCACAAGTCTGAGAAGCATGAAGATAGGACAAGGGAGGGCTTTCTGCTGCCCTCAGTATTAGCACCAGAGAGGAAAAGGGCACGAAATATTGGGTCCAAAAGTAAGAGGTTGCTCATTGATAGTCAAGATGCTCTAGAGCTGAAACTTACGTGGGAAGAGGCACAGGATTTGCTCTATCCACCTCCAACTCTTAAGCCAAGCATTGTGATGATTGAGGACCACGAATTTGAGGAGTATGAT GAACCTCCAGTTTTCGGAAAAAGAAGTATTTTCGTTGCCCGTTCAACTGG CTTGATGTTCAGGGGACAAGAGCAATGGGCTCAGTGTGATAGTTGCTCCAAATGGCGAAGGTTGCCAGTTGATATACTTCTTCCTCCTAAGTGGACATGTGCAGACAATGTTTGGGACCAAAGCAG GTGTTCATGTTCTGCACTGGATGAATTGAACCCCAGGGAGCTTGAACATCTTCTCAGACTGAACAAGG AATTCAAGAAAAGGAGAATTGTAACAAACCTGGGGCATGAATCTTCTGGCCTGGATGCTTTGGCTAATGCTGCAATTCTAGGCGACGGTGTCGGTGAGCCAGGCACTCCATCAGTTGCTACCACAACGAAACACCCCAGGCATCGTCCTGGCTGCACCTGCATTGTGTGCATCCAGCCCCCTAGTGGGAAGGGCAAGCACAAGCCTACATGCACATGCAATGTGTGCATGACAGTTAAACGCCGCTTTAAAACCCTAATGATGCGGAAAAAAAAACGTCAATCAGAGCGGGAAGCAGAGATCGCCCAGAGAAATCAGCATACATGGGGTTCTAGGGATGAAGCAGAAGTAGACAGCAATTCCAGGCATGCATCATCGCACATTGATCCTTCAGAGAATGAAAATAGGTCAGGAAATGAGTTGGAATCCAAGAGCCCAagcaaattggctgaaactggCAAGGGACAATTAGACTTGAACTGCCATCCTCAACGAGAGGAAGAACTGCAAATGGGATCAAAACGTGTGACCATGATGGGTCTTCTTGAAATAGCAAGCCTTCCATTGGAGACATATCTGAAGCAGAATGGCCTTACAAGCTTGATCACTGAGCAACAAGCAAGCTCAGCATCACATGTTCCGCCACAATCCACCAATGAGAATGAGGGACAATTTAATGATGATGGCTGTTTATCTGCTGTTCAAGAGCGAGAAGGTGGTGGCGAAGAGTACTGTGGACCAGATCAAAGCCAAACTGATGCTCAATCATGA
- the LOC133872736 gene encoding B3 domain-containing transcription repressor VAL2-like isoform X1 → MASKTCMNVLCGSSTSVQWGKGWALRSGEFAFLCDKCGSAYEQSVFCDVFHSKESGWRECALCGKRLHCGCIASSSLLELLDCGGVSCINCTKNSGIAPISSNEKPNGSDNVNGLLSTSVDNQLDGSSVDKMKLTQLSNNAERNGLRHLLQSQNADTNGSFGRLKQEEVLPSVGEIGSTFSNFSHACNGSSNTTKPDMYNTNMGTKDIYESLPQTNLSMTLGTPGHSNSLPSAVVDERENSKISSPFLQGPRSRHLLPKPPRSALAGGLEANAGVVSQIRVARPPAEGRGRNQLLPRYWPRITDQELQQISGDSNSTIVPLFEKMLSASDAGRIGRLVLPKACAEAYFPPISQPEGLPLRIQDVKGKEWVFQFRFWPNNNSRMYVLEGVTPCIQSMQLQAGDTVTFSRMDPEGKLIMGFRKASSSVAIQDTYPSAIPNGTHSSETLFSGVFENLPIISGYSGLLQSVKGSADPHLNALSKHLSSAAGDVSWHKSEKHEDRTREGFLLPSVLAPERKRARNIGSKSKRLLIDSQDALELKLTWEEAQDLLYPPPTLKPSIVMIEDHEFEEYDEPPVFGKRSIFVARSTGLMFRGQEQWAQCDSCSKWRRLPVDILLPPKWTCADNVWDQSRCSCSALDELNPRELEHLLRLNKEFKKRRIVTNLGHESSGLDALANAAILGDGVGEPGTPSVATTTKHPRHRPGCTCIVCIQPPSGKGKHKPTCTCNVCMTVKRRFKTLMMRKKKRQSEREAEIAQRNQHTWGSRDEAEVDSNSRHASSHIDPSENENRSGNELESKSPSKLAETGKGQLDLNCHPQREEELQMGSKRVTMMGLLEIASLPLETYLKQNGLTSLITEQQASSASHVPPQSTNENEGQFNDDGCLSAVQEREGGGEEYCGPDQSQTDAQS, encoded by the exons ATGGCGTCGAAGACTTGCATGAATGTACTGTGCGGGTCCTCCACGTCGGTTCAATGGGGAAAAGGGTGGGCTCTGCGATCCGGCGAATTCGCTTTTCTCTGTGATAAGTGCGG ATCTGCGTATGAGCAATCGGTTTTCTGtgacgtgtttcactcaaaGGAATCTGGTTGGAGAGAGTGCgctctatgtggcaag CGTCTCCATTGTGGGTGCATCGCTTCCAGTTCTCTGCTCGAGCTGCTTGATTGTGGTGGTGTAAGCTGTATAAACTGTACTAAGAATTCAGGAATTGCCCCT ATTTCTAGCAATGAAAAGCCTAATGGATCTGATAATGTCAATGGACTGCTTTCCACTTCTGTGGACAATCAACTGGATGGAAGTAGTGTTGATAAAATGAAGCTTACGCAATTGAGCAATAATGCAGAGCGTAATGGGCTTAGGCACTTGCTTCAATCTCAGAATGCTGACACAAATGGGTCTTTTGGGAGATTGAAACAGGAGGAAGTTTTGCCTTCTGTTGGAGAAATTGGAAgcacattctcaaattttagtCACGCATGCAATGGATCATCCAACACCACCAAACCAGACATGTataacacaaatatgggaacaAAAGATATATATGAATCACTTCCACAGACAAATTTGAGTATGACTCTGGGTACTCCAGGACATTCAAATTCCCTTCCTAGTGCTGTTGTTGATGAAAGGGAAAATAGCAAGATATCCTCTCCATTCCTACAGGGGCCCAGGTCTCGCCATCTTTTGCCAAAGCCCCCAAGGTCAGCCCTTGCTGGAGGTTTGGAAGCAAATGCTGGCGTGGTTTCTCAGATACGTGTTGCAAGGCCACCTGCTGAAGGACGGGGAAGGAATCAGTTGCTTCCTCGTTATTGGCCGAGGATTACAGACCAAGAGTTACAGCAAATATCTGGAGA TTCGAATTCCACAATTGTGCCATTGTTTGAAAAGATGCTGAGTGCCAGTGATGCAGGTCGAATTGGTCGATTGGTTCTCCCAAAAGCATGTGCAGAA GCATATTTTCCTCCTATCTCTCAACCAGAGGGCCTTCCTCTAAGGATTCAAGATGTGAAGGGAAAAGAATGGGTGTTTCAGTTCAGATTTTGGCCTAATAATAACAGCAGAATGTATGTTTTGGAGGGGGTAACGCCCTGCATACAGTCAATGCAGTTACAAGCTGGAGATACAG TAACTTTTAGCCGTATGGATCCTGAAGGAAAACTTATTATGGGCTTTCGGAAAGCTTCAAGCTCTGTTGCAATTCAG GACACCTATCCATCTGCCATTCCAAATGGCACTCATTCAAGTGAGACATTGTTTTCGGGTGTTTTTGAGAACCTACCTATAATAAGTGGTTACTCTGGCCTTCTTCAGTCAGTTAAGGGAAGCGCGGATCCCCACTTAAATGCACTGTCCAAACACTTGAGTTCAGCAGCTGGTGATGTTAGCTGGCACAAGTCTGAGAAGCATGAAGATAGGACAAGGGAGGGCTTTCTGCTGCCCTCAGTATTAGCACCAGAGAGGAAAAGGGCACGAAATATTGGGTCCAAAAGTAAGAGGTTGCTCATTGATAGTCAAGATGCTCTAGAGCTGAAACTTACGTGGGAAGAGGCACAGGATTTGCTCTATCCACCTCCAACTCTTAAGCCAAGCATTGTGATGATTGAGGACCACGAATTTGAGGAGTATGAT GAACCTCCAGTTTTCGGAAAAAGAAGTATTTTCGTTGCCCGTTCAACTGG CTTGATGTTCAGGGGACAAGAGCAATGGGCTCAGTGTGATAGTTGCTCCAAATGGCGAAGGTTGCCAGTTGATATACTTCTTCCTCCTAAGTGGACATGTGCAGACAATGTTTGGGACCAAAGCAG GTGTTCATGTTCTGCACTGGATGAATTGAACCCCAGGGAGCTTGAACATCTTCTCAGACTGAACAAGG AATTCAAGAAAAGGAGAATTGTAACAAACCTGGGGCATGAATCTTCTGGCCTGGATGCTTTGGCTAATGCTGCAATTCTAGGCGACGGTGTCGGTGAGCCAGGCACTCCATCAGTTGCTACCACAACGAAACACCCCAGGCATCGTCCTGGCTGCACCTGCATTGTGTGCATCCAGCCCCCTAGTGGGAAGGGCAAGCACAAGCCTACATGCACATGCAATGTGTGCATGACAGTTAAACGCCGCTTTAAAACCCTAATGATGCGGAAAAAAAAACGTCAATCAGAGCGGGAAGCAGAGATCGCCCAGAGAAATCAGCATACATGGGGTTCTAGGGATGAAGCAGAAGTAGACAGCAATTCCAGGCATGCATCATCGCACATTGATCCTTCAGAGAATGAAAATAGGTCAGGAAATGAGTTGGAATCCAAGAGCCCAagcaaattggctgaaactggCAAGGGACAATTAGACTTGAACTGCCATCCTCAACGAGAGGAAGAACTGCAAATGGGATCAAAACGTGTGACCATGATGGGTCTTCTTGAAATAGCAAGCCTTCCATTGGAGACATATCTGAAGCAGAATGGCCTTACAAGCTTGATCACTGAGCAACAAGCAAGCTCAGCATCACATGTTCCGCCACAATCCACCAATGAGAATGAGGGACAATTTAATGATGATGGCTGTTTATCTGCTGTTCAAGAGCGAGAAGGTGGTGGCGAAGAGTACTGTGGACCAGATCAAAGCCAAACTGATGCTCAATCATGA
- the LOC133872736 gene encoding B3 domain-containing transcription repressor VAL2-like isoform X4, with the protein MASKTCMNVLCGSSTSVQWGKGWALRSGEFAFLCDKCGSAYEQSVFCDVFHSKESGWRECALCGKRLHCGCIASSSLLELLDCGGVSCINCTKNSGIAPISSNEKPNGSDNVNGLLSTSVDNQLDGSSVDKMKLTQLSNNAERNGLRHLLQSQNADTNGSFGRLKQEEVLPSVGEIGSTFSNFSHACNGSSNTTKPDMYNTNMGTKDIYESLPQTNLSMTLGTPGHSNSLPSAVVDERENSKISSPFLQGPRSRHLLPKPPRSALAGGLEANAGVVSQIRVARPPAEGRGRNQLLPRYWPRITDQELQQISGDSNSTIVPLFEKMLSASDAGRIGRLVLPKACAEAYFPPISQPEGLPLRIQDVKGKEWVFQFRFWPNNNSRMYVLEGVTPCIQSMQLQAGDTVTFSRMDPEGKLIMGFRKASSSVAIQSVKGSADPHLNALSKHLSSAAGDVSWHKSEKHEDRTREGFLLPSVLAPERKRARNIGSKSKRLLIDSQDALELKLTWEEAQDLLYPPPTLKPSIVMIEDHEFEEYDEPPVFGKRSIFVARSTGGQEQWAQCDSCSKWRRLPVDILLPPKWTCADNVWDQSRCSCSALDELNPRELEHLLRLNKEFKKRRIVTNLGHESSGLDALANAAILGDGVGEPGTPSVATTTKHPRHRPGCTCIVCIQPPSGKGKHKPTCTCNVCMTVKRRFKTLMMRKKKRQSEREAEIAQRNQHTWGSRDEAEVDSNSRHASSHIDPSENENRSGNELESKSPSKLAETGKGQLDLNCHPQREEELQMGSKRVTMMGLLEIASLPLETYLKQNGLTSLITEQQASSASHVPPQSTNENEGQFNDDGCLSAVQEREGGGEEYCGPDQSQTDAQS; encoded by the exons ATGGCGTCGAAGACTTGCATGAATGTACTGTGCGGGTCCTCCACGTCGGTTCAATGGGGAAAAGGGTGGGCTCTGCGATCCGGCGAATTCGCTTTTCTCTGTGATAAGTGCGG ATCTGCGTATGAGCAATCGGTTTTCTGtgacgtgtttcactcaaaGGAATCTGGTTGGAGAGAGTGCgctctatgtggcaag CGTCTCCATTGTGGGTGCATCGCTTCCAGTTCTCTGCTCGAGCTGCTTGATTGTGGTGGTGTAAGCTGTATAAACTGTACTAAGAATTCAGGAATTGCCCCT ATTTCTAGCAATGAAAAGCCTAATGGATCTGATAATGTCAATGGACTGCTTTCCACTTCTGTGGACAATCAACTGGATGGAAGTAGTGTTGATAAAATGAAGCTTACGCAATTGAGCAATAATGCAGAGCGTAATGGGCTTAGGCACTTGCTTCAATCTCAGAATGCTGACACAAATGGGTCTTTTGGGAGATTGAAACAGGAGGAAGTTTTGCCTTCTGTTGGAGAAATTGGAAgcacattctcaaattttagtCACGCATGCAATGGATCATCCAACACCACCAAACCAGACATGTataacacaaatatgggaacaAAAGATATATATGAATCACTTCCACAGACAAATTTGAGTATGACTCTGGGTACTCCAGGACATTCAAATTCCCTTCCTAGTGCTGTTGTTGATGAAAGGGAAAATAGCAAGATATCCTCTCCATTCCTACAGGGGCCCAGGTCTCGCCATCTTTTGCCAAAGCCCCCAAGGTCAGCCCTTGCTGGAGGTTTGGAAGCAAATGCTGGCGTGGTTTCTCAGATACGTGTTGCAAGGCCACCTGCTGAAGGACGGGGAAGGAATCAGTTGCTTCCTCGTTATTGGCCGAGGATTACAGACCAAGAGTTACAGCAAATATCTGGAGA TTCGAATTCCACAATTGTGCCATTGTTTGAAAAGATGCTGAGTGCCAGTGATGCAGGTCGAATTGGTCGATTGGTTCTCCCAAAAGCATGTGCAGAA GCATATTTTCCTCCTATCTCTCAACCAGAGGGCCTTCCTCTAAGGATTCAAGATGTGAAGGGAAAAGAATGGGTGTTTCAGTTCAGATTTTGGCCTAATAATAACAGCAGAATGTATGTTTTGGAGGGGGTAACGCCCTGCATACAGTCAATGCAGTTACAAGCTGGAGATACAG TAACTTTTAGCCGTATGGATCCTGAAGGAAAACTTATTATGGGCTTTCGGAAAGCTTCAAGCTCTGTTGCAATTCAG TCAGTTAAGGGAAGCGCGGATCCCCACTTAAATGCACTGTCCAAACACTTGAGTTCAGCAGCTGGTGATGTTAGCTGGCACAAGTCTGAGAAGCATGAAGATAGGACAAGGGAGGGCTTTCTGCTGCCCTCAGTATTAGCACCAGAGAGGAAAAGGGCACGAAATATTGGGTCCAAAAGTAAGAGGTTGCTCATTGATAGTCAAGATGCTCTAGAGCTGAAACTTACGTGGGAAGAGGCACAGGATTTGCTCTATCCACCTCCAACTCTTAAGCCAAGCATTGTGATGATTGAGGACCACGAATTTGAGGAGTATGAT GAACCTCCAGTTTTCGGAAAAAGAAGTATTTTCGTTGCCCGTTCAACTGG GGGACAAGAGCAATGGGCTCAGTGTGATAGTTGCTCCAAATGGCGAAGGTTGCCAGTTGATATACTTCTTCCTCCTAAGTGGACATGTGCAGACAATGTTTGGGACCAAAGCAG GTGTTCATGTTCTGCACTGGATGAATTGAACCCCAGGGAGCTTGAACATCTTCTCAGACTGAACAAGG AATTCAAGAAAAGGAGAATTGTAACAAACCTGGGGCATGAATCTTCTGGCCTGGATGCTTTGGCTAATGCTGCAATTCTAGGCGACGGTGTCGGTGAGCCAGGCACTCCATCAGTTGCTACCACAACGAAACACCCCAGGCATCGTCCTGGCTGCACCTGCATTGTGTGCATCCAGCCCCCTAGTGGGAAGGGCAAGCACAAGCCTACATGCACATGCAATGTGTGCATGACAGTTAAACGCCGCTTTAAAACCCTAATGATGCGGAAAAAAAAACGTCAATCAGAGCGGGAAGCAGAGATCGCCCAGAGAAATCAGCATACATGGGGTTCTAGGGATGAAGCAGAAGTAGACAGCAATTCCAGGCATGCATCATCGCACATTGATCCTTCAGAGAATGAAAATAGGTCAGGAAATGAGTTGGAATCCAAGAGCCCAagcaaattggctgaaactggCAAGGGACAATTAGACTTGAACTGCCATCCTCAACGAGAGGAAGAACTGCAAATGGGATCAAAACGTGTGACCATGATGGGTCTTCTTGAAATAGCAAGCCTTCCATTGGAGACATATCTGAAGCAGAATGGCCTTACAAGCTTGATCACTGAGCAACAAGCAAGCTCAGCATCACATGTTCCGCCACAATCCACCAATGAGAATGAGGGACAATTTAATGATGATGGCTGTTTATCTGCTGTTCAAGAGCGAGAAGGTGGTGGCGAAGAGTACTGTGGACCAGATCAAAGCCAAACTGATGCTCAATCATGA
- the LOC133872736 gene encoding B3 domain-containing transcription repressor VAL2-like isoform X3, whose protein sequence is MASKTCMNVLCGSSTSVQWGKGWALRSGEFAFLCDKCGSAYEQSVFCDVFHSKESGWRECALCGKRLHCGCIASSSLLELLDCGGVSCINCTKNSGIAPISSNEKPNGSDNVNGLLSTSVDNQLDGSSVDKMKLTQLSNNAERNGLRHLLQSQNADTNGSFGRLKQEEVLPSVGEIGSTFSNFSHACNGSSNTTKPDMYNTNMGTKDIYESLPQTNLSMTLGTPGHSNSLPSAVVDERENSKISSPFLQGPRSRHLLPKPPRSALAGGLEANAGVVSQIRVARPPAEGRGRNQLLPRYWPRITDQELQQISGDSNSTIVPLFEKMLSASDAGRIGRLVLPKACAEAYFPPISQPEGLPLRIQDVKGKEWVFQFRFWPNNNSRMYVLEGVTPCIQSMQLQAGDTVTFSRMDPEGKLIMGFRKASSSVAIQSVKGSADPHLNALSKHLSSAAGDVSWHKSEKHEDRTREGFLLPSVLAPERKRARNIGSKSKRLLIDSQDALELKLTWEEAQDLLYPPPTLKPSIVMIEDHEFEEYDEPPVFGKRSIFVARSTGLMFRGQEQWAQCDSCSKWRRLPVDILLPPKWTCADNVWDQSRCSCSALDELNPRELEHLLRLNKEFKKRRIVTNLGHESSGLDALANAAILGDGVGEPGTPSVATTTKHPRHRPGCTCIVCIQPPSGKGKHKPTCTCNVCMTVKRRFKTLMMRKKKRQSEREAEIAQRNQHTWGSRDEAEVDSNSRHASSHIDPSENENRSGNELESKSPSKLAETGKGQLDLNCHPQREEELQMGSKRVTMMGLLEIASLPLETYLKQNGLTSLITEQQASSASHVPPQSTNENEGQFNDDGCLSAVQEREGGGEEYCGPDQSQTDAQS, encoded by the exons ATGGCGTCGAAGACTTGCATGAATGTACTGTGCGGGTCCTCCACGTCGGTTCAATGGGGAAAAGGGTGGGCTCTGCGATCCGGCGAATTCGCTTTTCTCTGTGATAAGTGCGG ATCTGCGTATGAGCAATCGGTTTTCTGtgacgtgtttcactcaaaGGAATCTGGTTGGAGAGAGTGCgctctatgtggcaag CGTCTCCATTGTGGGTGCATCGCTTCCAGTTCTCTGCTCGAGCTGCTTGATTGTGGTGGTGTAAGCTGTATAAACTGTACTAAGAATTCAGGAATTGCCCCT ATTTCTAGCAATGAAAAGCCTAATGGATCTGATAATGTCAATGGACTGCTTTCCACTTCTGTGGACAATCAACTGGATGGAAGTAGTGTTGATAAAATGAAGCTTACGCAATTGAGCAATAATGCAGAGCGTAATGGGCTTAGGCACTTGCTTCAATCTCAGAATGCTGACACAAATGGGTCTTTTGGGAGATTGAAACAGGAGGAAGTTTTGCCTTCTGTTGGAGAAATTGGAAgcacattctcaaattttagtCACGCATGCAATGGATCATCCAACACCACCAAACCAGACATGTataacacaaatatgggaacaAAAGATATATATGAATCACTTCCACAGACAAATTTGAGTATGACTCTGGGTACTCCAGGACATTCAAATTCCCTTCCTAGTGCTGTTGTTGATGAAAGGGAAAATAGCAAGATATCCTCTCCATTCCTACAGGGGCCCAGGTCTCGCCATCTTTTGCCAAAGCCCCCAAGGTCAGCCCTTGCTGGAGGTTTGGAAGCAAATGCTGGCGTGGTTTCTCAGATACGTGTTGCAAGGCCACCTGCTGAAGGACGGGGAAGGAATCAGTTGCTTCCTCGTTATTGGCCGAGGATTACAGACCAAGAGTTACAGCAAATATCTGGAGA TTCGAATTCCACAATTGTGCCATTGTTTGAAAAGATGCTGAGTGCCAGTGATGCAGGTCGAATTGGTCGATTGGTTCTCCCAAAAGCATGTGCAGAA GCATATTTTCCTCCTATCTCTCAACCAGAGGGCCTTCCTCTAAGGATTCAAGATGTGAAGGGAAAAGAATGGGTGTTTCAGTTCAGATTTTGGCCTAATAATAACAGCAGAATGTATGTTTTGGAGGGGGTAACGCCCTGCATACAGTCAATGCAGTTACAAGCTGGAGATACAG TAACTTTTAGCCGTATGGATCCTGAAGGAAAACTTATTATGGGCTTTCGGAAAGCTTCAAGCTCTGTTGCAATTCAG TCAGTTAAGGGAAGCGCGGATCCCCACTTAAATGCACTGTCCAAACACTTGAGTTCAGCAGCTGGTGATGTTAGCTGGCACAAGTCTGAGAAGCATGAAGATAGGACAAGGGAGGGCTTTCTGCTGCCCTCAGTATTAGCACCAGAGAGGAAAAGGGCACGAAATATTGGGTCCAAAAGTAAGAGGTTGCTCATTGATAGTCAAGATGCTCTAGAGCTGAAACTTACGTGGGAAGAGGCACAGGATTTGCTCTATCCACCTCCAACTCTTAAGCCAAGCATTGTGATGATTGAGGACCACGAATTTGAGGAGTATGAT GAACCTCCAGTTTTCGGAAAAAGAAGTATTTTCGTTGCCCGTTCAACTGG CTTGATGTTCAGGGGACAAGAGCAATGGGCTCAGTGTGATAGTTGCTCCAAATGGCGAAGGTTGCCAGTTGATATACTTCTTCCTCCTAAGTGGACATGTGCAGACAATGTTTGGGACCAAAGCAG GTGTTCATGTTCTGCACTGGATGAATTGAACCCCAGGGAGCTTGAACATCTTCTCAGACTGAACAAGG AATTCAAGAAAAGGAGAATTGTAACAAACCTGGGGCATGAATCTTCTGGCCTGGATGCTTTGGCTAATGCTGCAATTCTAGGCGACGGTGTCGGTGAGCCAGGCACTCCATCAGTTGCTACCACAACGAAACACCCCAGGCATCGTCCTGGCTGCACCTGCATTGTGTGCATCCAGCCCCCTAGTGGGAAGGGCAAGCACAAGCCTACATGCACATGCAATGTGTGCATGACAGTTAAACGCCGCTTTAAAACCCTAATGATGCGGAAAAAAAAACGTCAATCAGAGCGGGAAGCAGAGATCGCCCAGAGAAATCAGCATACATGGGGTTCTAGGGATGAAGCAGAAGTAGACAGCAATTCCAGGCATGCATCATCGCACATTGATCCTTCAGAGAATGAAAATAGGTCAGGAAATGAGTTGGAATCCAAGAGCCCAagcaaattggctgaaactggCAAGGGACAATTAGACTTGAACTGCCATCCTCAACGAGAGGAAGAACTGCAAATGGGATCAAAACGTGTGACCATGATGGGTCTTCTTGAAATAGCAAGCCTTCCATTGGAGACATATCTGAAGCAGAATGGCCTTACAAGCTTGATCACTGAGCAACAAGCAAGCTCAGCATCACATGTTCCGCCACAATCCACCAATGAGAATGAGGGACAATTTAATGATGATGGCTGTTTATCTGCTGTTCAAGAGCGAGAAGGTGGTGGCGAAGAGTACTGTGGACCAGATCAAAGCCAAACTGATGCTCAATCATGA